One Natrinema longum genomic window, CCCAGCTCATCGCGAAGATCGCCCAGATCGCTGCGACGGTCATCGCTCTGACGAGCCCGAAATTCCCCCAGAACGGTGCCGTCAACAGCGCGGCGGCCGTTCCGAAGATCAACACGAACTGGAGCCCGTTCATTTCACCGAAGTAGTCACCGAACAACCGGTTGTAGACGTCCGCAAGCGGCTGTAGCGACTGATCGATACGGCCGGTTGCAGTGCTCAACCGATCCGTCGCGCTACTCATGGACGAGCTCCCTCCCGAAGAGGCCGTTCGGTCTCATCAGTAAGATCGCGACGAGGACGACTAACGACAGGACCCCCTGGAAGCTCGGGCCGAGGATCTCGACCGACGCCGTCTCGAGGTAGCCGATCAGGTACGCCGCGATGACGGACCCCTTGATGCTGCCGATGCCGCCGATTACGACGATGATGAACGCGAGTGCGAGCGGACTGAGCCACATCTCGGGCGACGTCGACTGCAGCGTTCCGATGAACACCCCAGCGATCCCGGCGAACGCGCCGGCGATCAGCCAGGTCCGAGACTTGACTTTCTGGAGATTGACACCCGTGAGCTCCGCACCGCGCGTGCTCATCGAGGTCGCGAGGATCGACCGTCCCTCGTCGGTTTTGGTCACGTAATACCACAGCGCCCCGATCGCGACCCAGGAGACGCCAAACGCCAACAGCTGGACGTACCGGAGCCGTGTTCCGACGGCCTCGAGATAGATCGTCCCCGACACCACCGGAATGAGCTGTGACGGCGCGCTGCCGAACTGGATGATGATCAGTTCGGTCAACAGGAGCGCCACGACGACCGTCGCGAGGAACGTGATCACGATGTTGTCTTCGATGTATTTGACCAGTCCCGCGTACAGCGCGTACGATGCGGCGGCTGTGACGACGACCGCGAGGAGGAACCCCACGATCGGTGGCAGTGAAAGCGCGCCAGCGGTCGACGTGAACGCGAGATACGTGAAGGCACCGAGCATGATCAGTGCGCCGTGTGCGAGATTCAGGACGCCGCCGACGCCGAAGATCATGGTGAACCCGATCGCGATCAGTGCGTAGACGGCACTGATCATCGCCCCTAACACCAGTATGGAGAGTAGTTGTCCTATCATTCGTTCGAGGCCCGCTTAGATCCACTCGGGGACGACGTGTTCTGAAGTCGCGTCCGGCTCGGGGTAGACACACTCGACGACGCCACCGTCCCCGTCTTCTTGCCACTGCGTCACCGGGAAATTCGAAATGATGTCGTCGTCGTTTCTGGTCTCCCTCACATCGTTCGGGTAGTCCGCGTCCTCGCCGTAGAGCGAGATTTCCCCCGCAGCGCCGGTGAACTCGAGGTCGAGCATGGACTCGACGATGCCGTCGAGATCGCTCTCGTAATCGGCAGTGCCGGCGTCTTCGGCCGCCTGCGCGTAGAACAGGATCCCGTCGTACGAGTTGAACCCCATGTACATCGGTTTGCTCGGTGGGTCTCCGCCACCGAATTCCTCTTCGTAGGCATCGACGAAGGGCTTCGTCCGGTCGGTCAGTTCCGCGACGCCACCCGCACCGGACTGGGACGTCGTCTCGTACAGACAGGCACCTTCGGTCGCGCCCCAGAACTCGGGGGACATTCCCGGCACACTGATCCC contains:
- a CDS encoding branched-chain amino acid ABC transporter permease, which produces MIGQLLSILVLGAMISAVYALIAIGFTMIFGVGGVLNLAHGALIMLGAFTYLAFTSTAGALSLPPIVGFLLAVVVTAAASYALYAGLVKYIEDNIVITFLATVVVALLLTELIIIQFGSAPSQLIPVVSGTIYLEAVGTRLRYVQLLAFGVSWVAIGALWYYVTKTDEGRSILATSMSTRGAELTGVNLQKVKSRTWLIAGAFAGIAGVFIGTLQSTSPEMWLSPLALAFIIVVIGGIGSIKGSVIAAYLIGYLETASVEILGPSFQGVLSLVVLVAILLMRPNGLFGRELVHE